A DNA window from Brassica napus cultivar Da-Ae chromosome C1, Da-Ae, whole genome shotgun sequence contains the following coding sequences:
- the LOC125580587 gene encoding DNA topoisomerase 1-like isoform X5, giving the protein MQRTLSLAAAKSSSSTSPLSLRPLMAKLQLQCRAIQSLPASSSSSVVSVYRNVCQLHFKRENASCFKLACALPSIGSVSYTAHFSGSSLSSFGNSFRLFPGRYFSQVPNTGNKDKVVKKFSKNWNNKNKKKNEVLASSEAEVVTATEPVIGDVSSGIKVDLAAAPVSSGKQASAVKPKRRPKKKKVEDKDKSSSTVSALEEVSVEGSLKTVPKTKHSGSGNWRSSSAKKEVAKYPKSSAPTEASNAPKQEKVLASSELSTEASPASNGKQASNVKPKRRPKKKVDDKSSSAVPVLEAISVEESSKSAPKPKDFGSGNRKSSSAKEVAKSPIVEVPKSGKQKQVPQAQPMKNSIEHRGQNASKPLFPPSGKSVIVVESITKAKVIQGYLGDMYEVLPSYGHIRDLASRSGSVRPDDDFSMVWEVPSSAWTHIKSIKMALNGAENLILASDPDREGEAIAWHIIEMLQQQGALHESMTVARVVFHEITESAIKTALQSPREIDGDLVHAYLARRALDYLIGFNISPLLWRKLPGCPSAGRVQSAALALICDRETEIDGFKPQEYWTVGIRVQGKDSSSAVSAHLTSLNSKKLNQLSISSEAKAQDIEQRIRSESFLVKSIKKSTTRKNPPTPYITSTLQQDAANKLHFSSAYTMKLAQKLYEGVQLSDGQSTGLITYMRTDGLHIGDEAIKDIQSLVVERFGNNFTSDGPRKYFKKVKNAQEAHEAIRPTNIRRLPSTIASLLDADSLKLYTLIWARAMACQMEPASVVQIQLDIGNAAESIIFRSSCSKVEFLGYQAIYEDPEAKAIRTKDDDKCRERDETFETLSLLKDGDMLHIGEVELKQHHTQHPPRYSEGSLIKKLEELGIGRPSTYASIFKVLQDRKYLTIKSRVLYPEFRGRMVSAFLTNYFTEVTDYSFTADMETELDNVSGGVTEWKGLLRDYWTRFSAYCKRVENVQIQQVEKMLEKRYEDFLFSSLPDPTRTCPSCSEGTLVFKVSKFGSGYFIGCDGYPSCKFVAKTLYGEDEDEDETPKNTCVEEPKFLGVHPNTNEKVILKCGPYGHYVQLGEDKKGHVPQRANASHIKDVNSITLEGALELLRYPLTLGNHPEDGQPVFLKLSKSGFTVRHRRTMATVPKNVEPSAVTFEKAMKLLSGKNVRLCGRPKRVKPTVVDEEEGDEEAVEAM; this is encoded by the exons ATGCAGAGAACGCTCTCGCTTGCGGCTGCTAAGTCTTCTTCCTCGACTTCACCTCTGTCTCTTCGTCCTCTCATGGCTAAG TTGCAGTTGCAGTGCAGGGCGATTCAGAGTCTCCCAGCTTCATCGTCCTCTTCAGTAGTTAGTGTCTATAGAAACGTATGCCAGCTTCATTTCAAAAGAGAGAACGCAAGCTGTTTTAAATTAGCTTGCGCACTTCCTTCGATCGGTTCCGTTAGCTATACAGCTCATTTTAGCGGCTCAAGTTTAAGTTCTTTTGGAAACAGTTTCAGACTCTTTCCTGGGAGGTATTTTTCTCAAGTCCCTAATACTGGGAATAAGGATAAGGTTGTCAAGAAGTTTAGTAAGAACTGGAATaataagaataagaagaagaatgagGTTTTGGCTTCCTCAGAAGCTGAGGTGGTGACTGCTACTGAACCGGTTATTGGAGATGTTAGCAGTGGAATCAAAGTGGATTTAGCCGCTGCACCTGTTAGCAGTGGTAAGCAAGCCTCTGCTGTCAAACCAAAACGGCgcccaaagaaaaagaaagttgaAGATAAAGATAAATCTTCTTCAACTGTATCGGCTTTGGAAGAGGTTTCTGTAGAGGGGAGTTTGAAAACCGTTCCCAAGACTAAACATTCTGGGTCTGGAAATTGGAGGTCTTCCTCTGCTaag AAGGAGGTGGCAAAATATCCCAAAAGTTCTGCTCCAACAGAAGCAAGCAATGCACCAAAACAGGAGAAGGTCTTAGCTTCTTCAGAACTATCAACTGAAGCTTCACCGGCTAGCAATGGTAAGCAAGCCTCTAATGTTAAACCAAAACGGCGGCCGAAGAAGAAAGTGGATGATAAATCATCTTCAGCTGTACCAGTTCTGGAAGCGATCTCTGTAGAAGAGAGTTCAAAAAGCGCTCCCAAGCCAAAAGATTTTGGTTCTGGAAATCGGAAGTCTTCATCCGCTAag GAGGTGGCAAAGTCTCCCATCGTGGAGGTGCCCAAAAGTGGAAAACAGAAGCAGGTTCCTCAAGCTCAGCCCATGAAAAACAGCATAGAGCACCGAGGTCAAAATGCTTCTAAACCGCTTTTTCCGCCAAGTGGAAAATCTGTTATTGTCGTTGAGTCAATCACAAAAGCAAAGGTTATTCAGGGCTATCTCGGTGACATGTATGAGGTTTTGCCAAGTTATGGTCATATCAGGGACCTGGCCTCAAGGTCTGGTTCAGTGAGGCCGGATGATGATTTTAGCATGGTTTGGGAGGTTCCATCTTCCGCCTGGACTCATATTAAGAGCATAAAGATGGCATTAAATGG AGCTGAAAATCTGATTCTTGCATCGGATCCAGATCGTGAAGGAGAGGCAATCGCCTGGCACATCATTGAGATGTTACAGCAGCAAGGTGCCTTACACGAGAGTATGACAGTAGCAAGGGTTGTTTTTCACGAGATAACTGAATCAGCAATAAAAACTGCACTTCAGTCCCCACGAGAAATCGACGGGGACTTGGTACACGCATATCTCGCGCGGCGTGCTCTTGATTATCTAATCGGATTCAATATTTCACCGCTGCTTTGGAGGAAACTTCCAGGTTGCCCTTCAGCTGGGCGAGTCCAGTCTGCTGCTTTGGCTCTTATATGTGACAGAGAAACTGAAATTGACGGGTTTAAGCCTCAGGAGTACTGGACTGTTGGGATCAGAGTGCAAGGGAAGGATAGTTCATCCGCTGTTTCAGCTCACTTGACCAGTTTAAATTCAAAGAAGTTAAATCAGCTTTCTATCAGCTCTGAAGCAAAGGCTCAGGACATTGAGCAAAGGATAAGATCAGAAAGTTTTCTAGTGAAGAGCATTAAAAAAAGCACTACAAGGAAAAATCCACCAACTCCATATATAACATCAACCCTCCAGCAGGATGCTGCTAACAAGTTGCATTTCTCATCAGCATATACCATGAAG CTTGCTCAAAAACTCTATGAGGGTGTCCAACTGTCTGACGGTCAATCAACTGGTCTTATAACATACATGCGGACAGATGGTTTACAT ATTGGTGATGAAGCTATCAAAGATATACAATCCTTGGTGGTAGAAAG GTTTGGGAATAACTTTACATCAGACGGTCCtcgtaaatattttaaaaaggttAAGAACGCTCAGGAGGCCCACGAAGCTATTAGACCTACCAATATACGTAGATTACCGT CAACGATTGCTAGCCTGCTTGATGCGgattctctaaaattatataccTTAATATGGGCACGAGCTATGGCATGTCAGATGGAGCCTGCTTCGGTTGTGCAG ATACAACTTGATATTGGAAATGCCGCAGAATCCATTATCTTCAGATCATCATGCTCAAAAGTCGAGTTCCTTGGATATCAGGCAATTTACGAG GATCCTGAAGCTAAGGCAATCAGAACCAAAGACGATGATAAGTGTCGTGAGCGGGATGAAACTTTTGAAACTCTCAGTTTGTTGAAG GATGGGGATATGCTACATATTGGTGAAGTGGAACTCAAGCAGCACCATACTCAGCACCCACCACGCTATTCCGAGGGGTCACTG ATTAAAAAGCTCGAGGAGCTCGGGATAGGTAGACCCTCGACGTATGCatctatatttaaagttttacaG GACAGAAAGTACCTAACTATAAAGAGCCGAGTCCTGTATCCGGAATTCCGTGGGAGGATg GTTTCAGCTTTTCTTACCAACTACTTCACCGAGGTCACGGACTACAGTTTTACTGCAGATATGGAGACCGAG CTTGACAACGTTTCTGGTGGTGTAACTGAATGGAAAGGTCTCCTAAGAGACTACTGGACACGATTCAGCGCTTATTGTAAACGTGTCGAAAATGTCCAAATCCAACAG GTGGAGAAGATGTTGGAAAAAAGATACGAGGACTTTCTGTTTTCTTCCCTTCCCGATCCCACACGGACTTGCCCGAG TTGTTCGGAAGGCACCTTAGTTTTCAAAGTTAGCAAGTTTGGTTCTGGGTATTTCATCGGTTGTGATGGCTACCCTTCGTGCAA GTTCGTTGCCAAAACACTTTATGGagaggatgaagatgaagatgagacTCCAAAGAATACCTGCGTAGAAGAGCCCAAATTTCTAGGTGTTCATCCCAATACCAATGAGAAG GTTATTTTGAAGTGCGGCCCATATGGGCATTATGTACAGCTTGGTGAGGATAAAAAAGGACACGTACCACAACGAGCAAATGCGTCACAT ATAAAAGATGTGAACTCTATTACGCTTGAAGGTGCTCTCGAATTATTACGCTATCCTCTGACACTG GGAAACCACCCTGAAGATGGGCAGCCTGTGTTCTTGAAGCTTAGTAAATCTGGATTTACTGTTCGACATCGCCGCACTATGGCTACTGTTCCCAAG AACGTTGAACCAAGTGCGGTTACTTTTGAGAAAGCAATGAAGCTCTTGTCTGGCAAAAATGTGAGACTGTGTGGCAGACCCAAGAGAGTCAAGCCAACAGTAGTAGatgaggaagaaggagatgaagaagccGTGGAGGCGATGTAA
- the LOC125580587 gene encoding DNA topoisomerase 1-like isoform X7, with translation MQRTLSLAAAKSSSSTSPLSLRPLMAKLQCRAIQSLPASSSSSVVSVYRNVCQLHFKRENASCFKLACALPSIGSVSYTAHFSGSSLSSFGNSFRLFPGRYFSQVPNTGNKDKVVKKFSKNWNNKNKKKNEVLASSEAEVVTATEPVIGDVSSGIKVDLAAAPVSSGKQASAVKPKRRPKKKKVEDKDKSSSTVSALEEVSVEGSLKTVPKTKHSGSGNWRSSSAKKEVAKYPKSSAPTEASNAPKQEKVLASSELSTEASPASNGKQASNVKPKRRPKKKVDDKSSSAVPVLEAISVEESSKSAPKPKDFGSGNRKSSSAKEVAKSPIVEVPKSGKQKQVPQAQPMKNSIEHRGQNASKPLFPPSGKSVIVVESITKAKVIQGYLGDMYEVLPSYGHIRDLASRSGSVRPDDDFSMVWEVPSSAWTHIKSIKMALNGAENLILASDPDREGEAIAWHIIEMLQQQGALHESMTVARVVFHEITESAIKTALQSPREIDGDLVHAYLARRALDYLIGFNISPLLWRKLPGCPSAGRVQSAALALICDRETEIDGFKPQEYWTVGIRVQGKDSSSAVSAHLTSLNSKKLNQLSISSEAKAQDIEQRIRSESFLVKSIKKSTTRKNPPTPYITSTLQQDAANKLHFSSAYTMKLAQKLYEGVQLSDGQSTGLITYMRTDGLHIGDEAIKDIQSLVVERFGNNFTSDGPRKYFKKVKNAQEAHEAIRPTNIRRLPSTIASLLDADSLKLYTLIWARAMACQMEPASVVQIQLDIGNAAESIIFRSSCSKVEFLGYQAIYEDPEAKAIRTKDDDKCRERDETFETLSLLKDGDMLHIGEVELKQHHTQHPPRYSEGSLIKKLEELGIGRPSTYASIFKVLQDRKYLTIKSRVLYPEFRGRMVSAFLTNYFTEVTDYSFTADMETELDNVSGGVTEWKGLLRDYWTRFSAYCKRVENVQIQQVEKMLEKRYEDFLFSSLPDPTRTCPSCSEGTLVFKVSKFGSGYFIGCDGYPSCKFVAKTLYGEDEDEDETPKNTCVEEPKFLGVHPNTNEKVILKCGPYGHYVQLGEDKKGHVPQRANASHIKDVNSITLEGALELLRYPLTLGNHPEDGQPVFLKLSKSGFTVRHRRTMATVPKNVEPSAVTFEKAMKLLSGKNVRLCGRPKRVKPTVVDEEEGDEEAVEAM, from the exons ATGCAGAGAACGCTCTCGCTTGCGGCTGCTAAGTCTTCTTCCTCGACTTCACCTCTGTCTCTTCGTCCTCTCATGGCTAAG TTGCAGTGCAGGGCGATTCAGAGTCTCCCAGCTTCATCGTCCTCTTCAGTAGTTAGTGTCTATAGAAACGTATGCCAGCTTCATTTCAAAAGAGAGAACGCAAGCTGTTTTAAATTAGCTTGCGCACTTCCTTCGATCGGTTCCGTTAGCTATACAGCTCATTTTAGCGGCTCAAGTTTAAGTTCTTTTGGAAACAGTTTCAGACTCTTTCCTGGGAGGTATTTTTCTCAAGTCCCTAATACTGGGAATAAGGATAAGGTTGTCAAGAAGTTTAGTAAGAACTGGAATaataagaataagaagaagaatgagGTTTTGGCTTCCTCAGAAGCTGAGGTGGTGACTGCTACTGAACCGGTTATTGGAGATGTTAGCAGTGGAATCAAAGTGGATTTAGCCGCTGCACCTGTTAGCAGTGGTAAGCAAGCCTCTGCTGTCAAACCAAAACGGCgcccaaagaaaaagaaagttgaAGATAAAGATAAATCTTCTTCAACTGTATCGGCTTTGGAAGAGGTTTCTGTAGAGGGGAGTTTGAAAACCGTTCCCAAGACTAAACATTCTGGGTCTGGAAATTGGAGGTCTTCCTCTGCTaag AAGGAGGTGGCAAAATATCCCAAAAGTTCTGCTCCAACAGAAGCAAGCAATGCACCAAAACAGGAGAAGGTCTTAGCTTCTTCAGAACTATCAACTGAAGCTTCACCGGCTAGCAATGGTAAGCAAGCCTCTAATGTTAAACCAAAACGGCGGCCGAAGAAGAAAGTGGATGATAAATCATCTTCAGCTGTACCAGTTCTGGAAGCGATCTCTGTAGAAGAGAGTTCAAAAAGCGCTCCCAAGCCAAAAGATTTTGGTTCTGGAAATCGGAAGTCTTCATCCGCTAag GAGGTGGCAAAGTCTCCCATCGTGGAGGTGCCCAAAAGTGGAAAACAGAAGCAGGTTCCTCAAGCTCAGCCCATGAAAAACAGCATAGAGCACCGAGGTCAAAATGCTTCTAAACCGCTTTTTCCGCCAAGTGGAAAATCTGTTATTGTCGTTGAGTCAATCACAAAAGCAAAGGTTATTCAGGGCTATCTCGGTGACATGTATGAGGTTTTGCCAAGTTATGGTCATATCAGGGACCTGGCCTCAAGGTCTGGTTCAGTGAGGCCGGATGATGATTTTAGCATGGTTTGGGAGGTTCCATCTTCCGCCTGGACTCATATTAAGAGCATAAAGATGGCATTAAATGG AGCTGAAAATCTGATTCTTGCATCGGATCCAGATCGTGAAGGAGAGGCAATCGCCTGGCACATCATTGAGATGTTACAGCAGCAAGGTGCCTTACACGAGAGTATGACAGTAGCAAGGGTTGTTTTTCACGAGATAACTGAATCAGCAATAAAAACTGCACTTCAGTCCCCACGAGAAATCGACGGGGACTTGGTACACGCATATCTCGCGCGGCGTGCTCTTGATTATCTAATCGGATTCAATATTTCACCGCTGCTTTGGAGGAAACTTCCAGGTTGCCCTTCAGCTGGGCGAGTCCAGTCTGCTGCTTTGGCTCTTATATGTGACAGAGAAACTGAAATTGACGGGTTTAAGCCTCAGGAGTACTGGACTGTTGGGATCAGAGTGCAAGGGAAGGATAGTTCATCCGCTGTTTCAGCTCACTTGACCAGTTTAAATTCAAAGAAGTTAAATCAGCTTTCTATCAGCTCTGAAGCAAAGGCTCAGGACATTGAGCAAAGGATAAGATCAGAAAGTTTTCTAGTGAAGAGCATTAAAAAAAGCACTACAAGGAAAAATCCACCAACTCCATATATAACATCAACCCTCCAGCAGGATGCTGCTAACAAGTTGCATTTCTCATCAGCATATACCATGAAG CTTGCTCAAAAACTCTATGAGGGTGTCCAACTGTCTGACGGTCAATCAACTGGTCTTATAACATACATGCGGACAGATGGTTTACAT ATTGGTGATGAAGCTATCAAAGATATACAATCCTTGGTGGTAGAAAG GTTTGGGAATAACTTTACATCAGACGGTCCtcgtaaatattttaaaaaggttAAGAACGCTCAGGAGGCCCACGAAGCTATTAGACCTACCAATATACGTAGATTACCGT CAACGATTGCTAGCCTGCTTGATGCGgattctctaaaattatataccTTAATATGGGCACGAGCTATGGCATGTCAGATGGAGCCTGCTTCGGTTGTGCAG ATACAACTTGATATTGGAAATGCCGCAGAATCCATTATCTTCAGATCATCATGCTCAAAAGTCGAGTTCCTTGGATATCAGGCAATTTACGAG GATCCTGAAGCTAAGGCAATCAGAACCAAAGACGATGATAAGTGTCGTGAGCGGGATGAAACTTTTGAAACTCTCAGTTTGTTGAAG GATGGGGATATGCTACATATTGGTGAAGTGGAACTCAAGCAGCACCATACTCAGCACCCACCACGCTATTCCGAGGGGTCACTG ATTAAAAAGCTCGAGGAGCTCGGGATAGGTAGACCCTCGACGTATGCatctatatttaaagttttacaG GACAGAAAGTACCTAACTATAAAGAGCCGAGTCCTGTATCCGGAATTCCGTGGGAGGATg GTTTCAGCTTTTCTTACCAACTACTTCACCGAGGTCACGGACTACAGTTTTACTGCAGATATGGAGACCGAG CTTGACAACGTTTCTGGTGGTGTAACTGAATGGAAAGGTCTCCTAAGAGACTACTGGACACGATTCAGCGCTTATTGTAAACGTGTCGAAAATGTCCAAATCCAACAG GTGGAGAAGATGTTGGAAAAAAGATACGAGGACTTTCTGTTTTCTTCCCTTCCCGATCCCACACGGACTTGCCCGAG TTGTTCGGAAGGCACCTTAGTTTTCAAAGTTAGCAAGTTTGGTTCTGGGTATTTCATCGGTTGTGATGGCTACCCTTCGTGCAA GTTCGTTGCCAAAACACTTTATGGagaggatgaagatgaagatgagacTCCAAAGAATACCTGCGTAGAAGAGCCCAAATTTCTAGGTGTTCATCCCAATACCAATGAGAAG GTTATTTTGAAGTGCGGCCCATATGGGCATTATGTACAGCTTGGTGAGGATAAAAAAGGACACGTACCACAACGAGCAAATGCGTCACAT ATAAAAGATGTGAACTCTATTACGCTTGAAGGTGCTCTCGAATTATTACGCTATCCTCTGACACTG GGAAACCACCCTGAAGATGGGCAGCCTGTGTTCTTGAAGCTTAGTAAATCTGGATTTACTGTTCGACATCGCCGCACTATGGCTACTGTTCCCAAG AACGTTGAACCAAGTGCGGTTACTTTTGAGAAAGCAATGAAGCTCTTGTCTGGCAAAAATGTGAGACTGTGTGGCAGACCCAAGAGAGTCAAGCCAACAGTAGTAGatgaggaagaaggagatgaagaagccGTGGAGGCGATGTAA
- the LOC125580587 gene encoding DNA topoisomerase 1-like isoform X6: MQRTLSLAAAKSSSSTSPLSLRPLMAKLQCRAIQSLPASSSSSVVSVYRNVCQLHFKRENASCFKLACALPSIGSVSYTAHFSGSSLSSFGNSFRLFPGRYFSQVPNTGNKDKVVKKFSKNWNNKNKKKNEVLASSEAEVVTATEPVIGDVSSGIKVDLAAAPVSSGKQASAVKPKRRPKKKKVEDKDKSSSTVSALEEVSVEGSLKTVPKTKHSGSGNWRSSSAKKEVAKYPKSSAPTEASNAPKQEKVLASSELSTEASPASNGKQASNVKPKRRPKKKVDDKSSSAVPVLEAISVEESSKSAPKPKDFGSGNRKSSSAKKEVAKSPIVEVPKSGKQKQVPQAQPMKNSIEHRGQNASKPLFPPSGKSVIVVESITKAKVIQGYLGDMYEVLPSYGHIRDLASRSGSVRPDDDFSMVWEVPSSAWTHIKSIKMALNGAENLILASDPDREGEAIAWHIIEMLQQQGALHESMTVARVVFHEITESAIKTALQSPREIDGDLVHAYLARRALDYLIGFNISPLLWRKLPGCPSAGRVQSAALALICDRETEIDGFKPQEYWTVGIRVQGKDSSSAVSAHLTSLNSKKLNQLSISSEAKAQDIEQRIRSESFLVKSIKKSTTRKNPPTPYITSTLQQDAANKLHFSSAYTMKLAQKLYEGVQLSDGQSTGLITYMRTDGLHIGDEAIKDIQSLVVERFGNNFTSDGPRKYFKKVKNAQEAHEAIRPTNIRRLPSTIASLLDADSLKLYTLIWARAMACQMEPASVVQIQLDIGNAAESIIFRSSCSKVEFLGYQAIYEDPEAKAIRTKDDDKCRERDETFETLSLLKDGDMLHIGEVELKQHHTQHPPRYSEGSLIKKLEELGIGRPSTYASIFKVLQDRKYLTIKSRVLYPEFRGRMVSAFLTNYFTEVTDYSFTADMETELDNVSGGVTEWKGLLRDYWTRFSAYCKRVENVQIQQVEKMLEKRYEDFLFSSLPDPTRTCPSCSEGTLVFKVSKFGSGYFIGCDGYPSCKFVAKTLYGEDEDEDETPKNTCVEEPKFLGVHPNTNEKVILKCGPYGHYVQLGEDKKGHVPQRANASHIKDVNSITLEGALELLRYPLTLGNHPEDGQPVFLKLSKSGFTVRHRRTMATVPKNVEPSAVTFEKAMKLLSGKNVRLCGRPKRVKPTVVDEEEGDEEAVEAM; the protein is encoded by the exons ATGCAGAGAACGCTCTCGCTTGCGGCTGCTAAGTCTTCTTCCTCGACTTCACCTCTGTCTCTTCGTCCTCTCATGGCTAAG TTGCAGTGCAGGGCGATTCAGAGTCTCCCAGCTTCATCGTCCTCTTCAGTAGTTAGTGTCTATAGAAACGTATGCCAGCTTCATTTCAAAAGAGAGAACGCAAGCTGTTTTAAATTAGCTTGCGCACTTCCTTCGATCGGTTCCGTTAGCTATACAGCTCATTTTAGCGGCTCAAGTTTAAGTTCTTTTGGAAACAGTTTCAGACTCTTTCCTGGGAGGTATTTTTCTCAAGTCCCTAATACTGGGAATAAGGATAAGGTTGTCAAGAAGTTTAGTAAGAACTGGAATaataagaataagaagaagaatgagGTTTTGGCTTCCTCAGAAGCTGAGGTGGTGACTGCTACTGAACCGGTTATTGGAGATGTTAGCAGTGGAATCAAAGTGGATTTAGCCGCTGCACCTGTTAGCAGTGGTAAGCAAGCCTCTGCTGTCAAACCAAAACGGCgcccaaagaaaaagaaagttgaAGATAAAGATAAATCTTCTTCAACTGTATCGGCTTTGGAAGAGGTTTCTGTAGAGGGGAGTTTGAAAACCGTTCCCAAGACTAAACATTCTGGGTCTGGAAATTGGAGGTCTTCCTCTGCTaag AAGGAGGTGGCAAAATATCCCAAAAGTTCTGCTCCAACAGAAGCAAGCAATGCACCAAAACAGGAGAAGGTCTTAGCTTCTTCAGAACTATCAACTGAAGCTTCACCGGCTAGCAATGGTAAGCAAGCCTCTAATGTTAAACCAAAACGGCGGCCGAAGAAGAAAGTGGATGATAAATCATCTTCAGCTGTACCAGTTCTGGAAGCGATCTCTGTAGAAGAGAGTTCAAAAAGCGCTCCCAAGCCAAAAGATTTTGGTTCTGGAAATCGGAAGTCTTCATCCGCTAag AAGGAGGTGGCAAAGTCTCCCATCGTGGAGGTGCCCAAAAGTGGAAAACAGAAGCAGGTTCCTCAAGCTCAGCCCATGAAAAACAGCATAGAGCACCGAGGTCAAAATGCTTCTAAACCGCTTTTTCCGCCAAGTGGAAAATCTGTTATTGTCGTTGAGTCAATCACAAAAGCAAAGGTTATTCAGGGCTATCTCGGTGACATGTATGAGGTTTTGCCAAGTTATGGTCATATCAGGGACCTGGCCTCAAGGTCTGGTTCAGTGAGGCCGGATGATGATTTTAGCATGGTTTGGGAGGTTCCATCTTCCGCCTGGACTCATATTAAGAGCATAAAGATGGCATTAAATGG AGCTGAAAATCTGATTCTTGCATCGGATCCAGATCGTGAAGGAGAGGCAATCGCCTGGCACATCATTGAGATGTTACAGCAGCAAGGTGCCTTACACGAGAGTATGACAGTAGCAAGGGTTGTTTTTCACGAGATAACTGAATCAGCAATAAAAACTGCACTTCAGTCCCCACGAGAAATCGACGGGGACTTGGTACACGCATATCTCGCGCGGCGTGCTCTTGATTATCTAATCGGATTCAATATTTCACCGCTGCTTTGGAGGAAACTTCCAGGTTGCCCTTCAGCTGGGCGAGTCCAGTCTGCTGCTTTGGCTCTTATATGTGACAGAGAAACTGAAATTGACGGGTTTAAGCCTCAGGAGTACTGGACTGTTGGGATCAGAGTGCAAGGGAAGGATAGTTCATCCGCTGTTTCAGCTCACTTGACCAGTTTAAATTCAAAGAAGTTAAATCAGCTTTCTATCAGCTCTGAAGCAAAGGCTCAGGACATTGAGCAAAGGATAAGATCAGAAAGTTTTCTAGTGAAGAGCATTAAAAAAAGCACTACAAGGAAAAATCCACCAACTCCATATATAACATCAACCCTCCAGCAGGATGCTGCTAACAAGTTGCATTTCTCATCAGCATATACCATGAAG CTTGCTCAAAAACTCTATGAGGGTGTCCAACTGTCTGACGGTCAATCAACTGGTCTTATAACATACATGCGGACAGATGGTTTACAT ATTGGTGATGAAGCTATCAAAGATATACAATCCTTGGTGGTAGAAAG GTTTGGGAATAACTTTACATCAGACGGTCCtcgtaaatattttaaaaaggttAAGAACGCTCAGGAGGCCCACGAAGCTATTAGACCTACCAATATACGTAGATTACCGT CAACGATTGCTAGCCTGCTTGATGCGgattctctaaaattatataccTTAATATGGGCACGAGCTATGGCATGTCAGATGGAGCCTGCTTCGGTTGTGCAG ATACAACTTGATATTGGAAATGCCGCAGAATCCATTATCTTCAGATCATCATGCTCAAAAGTCGAGTTCCTTGGATATCAGGCAATTTACGAG GATCCTGAAGCTAAGGCAATCAGAACCAAAGACGATGATAAGTGTCGTGAGCGGGATGAAACTTTTGAAACTCTCAGTTTGTTGAAG GATGGGGATATGCTACATATTGGTGAAGTGGAACTCAAGCAGCACCATACTCAGCACCCACCACGCTATTCCGAGGGGTCACTG ATTAAAAAGCTCGAGGAGCTCGGGATAGGTAGACCCTCGACGTATGCatctatatttaaagttttacaG GACAGAAAGTACCTAACTATAAAGAGCCGAGTCCTGTATCCGGAATTCCGTGGGAGGATg GTTTCAGCTTTTCTTACCAACTACTTCACCGAGGTCACGGACTACAGTTTTACTGCAGATATGGAGACCGAG CTTGACAACGTTTCTGGTGGTGTAACTGAATGGAAAGGTCTCCTAAGAGACTACTGGACACGATTCAGCGCTTATTGTAAACGTGTCGAAAATGTCCAAATCCAACAG GTGGAGAAGATGTTGGAAAAAAGATACGAGGACTTTCTGTTTTCTTCCCTTCCCGATCCCACACGGACTTGCCCGAG TTGTTCGGAAGGCACCTTAGTTTTCAAAGTTAGCAAGTTTGGTTCTGGGTATTTCATCGGTTGTGATGGCTACCCTTCGTGCAA GTTCGTTGCCAAAACACTTTATGGagaggatgaagatgaagatgagacTCCAAAGAATACCTGCGTAGAAGAGCCCAAATTTCTAGGTGTTCATCCCAATACCAATGAGAAG GTTATTTTGAAGTGCGGCCCATATGGGCATTATGTACAGCTTGGTGAGGATAAAAAAGGACACGTACCACAACGAGCAAATGCGTCACAT ATAAAAGATGTGAACTCTATTACGCTTGAAGGTGCTCTCGAATTATTACGCTATCCTCTGACACTG GGAAACCACCCTGAAGATGGGCAGCCTGTGTTCTTGAAGCTTAGTAAATCTGGATTTACTGTTCGACATCGCCGCACTATGGCTACTGTTCCCAAG AACGTTGAACCAAGTGCGGTTACTTTTGAGAAAGCAATGAAGCTCTTGTCTGGCAAAAATGTGAGACTGTGTGGCAGACCCAAGAGAGTCAAGCCAACAGTAGTAGatgaggaagaaggagatgaagaagccGTGGAGGCGATGTAA